From one Humulus lupulus chromosome 8, drHumLupu1.1, whole genome shotgun sequence genomic stretch:
- the LOC133797503 gene encoding uncharacterized protein LOC133797503 — protein sequence MGSLTMEWSATSATRAYLDTLKLCNDHKKRVESWKTQELGSNEFVSALAAGMKAKLIVEVTSTASPSTLALAAAARQTGGRLVCILPEPVLAESKKFIKESGLRHVVEFRTGDPYELLASYENIDFSLVDCKSEDYTRLLNLLDVNPRRSVIVANNLASERKGLEGRVRGMLEERVAVRSVKHPIGKGMEVTMIGTTNNMEMIGKRGSGTGCANAAANSFGIGKRGGCVKKSGKKSKWVVEFDEKSGEEHIFRLPK from the exons atggGTAGTCTCACCATGGAATGGTCTGCAACATCAGCTACAAGAGCCTATCTTGATACCCTTAAATTG TGCAATGATCACAAGAAACGAGTTGAGTCGTGGAAAACACAAGAGCTTGGAAGTAACGAATTCGTGTCGGCGTTGGCTGCTGGAATGAAAGCCAAACTGATAGTGGAAGTGACATCTACGGCTTCTCCATCGACACTAGCCTTGGCAGCCGCCGCAAGACAAACCGGAGGGAGGCTAGTGTGCATTCTCCCGGAGCCAGTTCTTGCTGAGTCTAAGAAATTCATCAAAGAATCTGGTTTAAGGCATGTGGTAGAGTTCAGAACTGGCGACCCTTATGAGCTCTTAGCAAGCTACGAAAACATTGATTTCTCTCTTGTCGATTGCAAGAGCGAGGACTACACAAGGCTGCTGAATCTGCTCGATGTGAACCCTCGAAGATCAGTGATTGTGGCTAATAACTTGGCCAGTGAAAGAAAAGGTTTGGAAGGCCGTGTCAGGGGCATGTTGGAGGAGAGAGTTGCTGTGAGGTCTGTGAAGCACCCCATTGGAAAAGGCATGGAGGTTACCATGATTGGAACCACTAACAATATGGAGATGATTGGGAAGAGGGGAAGTGGTACTGGTTGTGCTAATGCTGCTGCTAATTCTTTTGGGATTGGAAAAAGAGGTGGTTGTGTGAAGAAGAGTGGTAAAAAGAGCAAATGGGTAGTTGAGTTTGATGAGAAAAGTGGTGAAGAACATATCTTTAGATTGCCCAAATAG